One window of the Rufibacter radiotolerans genome contains the following:
- a CDS encoding FAD-dependent monooxygenase, with protein MKIGIIGGGIAGLCTALALQKLGLQPEIFDAAPRFEPVGAGLALAANAIKGFQRLGIDQEVIAEGNCLDGFHIFDAQGHLINRTDSRAMSEKYGLDNFVIHRANLHQVLLRHIPATALHPHKKATRADLYATGATIHFQDGDHRTFDHVLVADGINSSIRQQLVTKSKPRYAGYTCWRAIMDNPGLESIYASETWGKAGRVGWTPLKNNKIYWFACINAPQNSPQMKAMRVEDLERHFSHYHAPIPTLFHHTKPEQLLWHDLYDLAPLDHFAFPNLLLLGDAGHATTPNMGQGACQAVEDAAVFADELGKDFDFNLAAKRFETRRQPRTQWITRQSRFLGEVAQAENPLFIKARNFALRHLPAWVNEKQLEKVYRVDF; from the coding sequence ATGAAGATAGGCATTATAGGGGGTGGTATTGCTGGCCTCTGCACCGCCCTGGCGCTGCAGAAGTTAGGGTTGCAACCTGAAATCTTTGATGCCGCTCCCCGGTTTGAGCCCGTAGGTGCGGGCCTGGCCCTGGCCGCCAATGCCATCAAAGGCTTTCAGCGGCTGGGCATAGACCAGGAAGTGATAGCCGAGGGCAACTGCCTGGATGGCTTCCATATCTTTGATGCCCAGGGCCACCTCATAAACCGCACCGATAGCCGGGCCATGAGTGAGAAATATGGGCTGGACAATTTCGTGATCCATAGGGCCAACCTGCACCAGGTGTTACTGCGCCATATCCCGGCCACGGCCCTGCACCCCCATAAAAAAGCCACCCGCGCTGACCTTTACGCTACCGGGGCCACTATCCATTTTCAGGACGGTGACCACCGCACCTTTGACCACGTGCTGGTGGCAGATGGCATCAATTCCAGCATCAGGCAACAACTGGTAACGAAGTCAAAACCCAGGTATGCCGGCTACACTTGCTGGCGGGCCATTATGGACAACCCGGGCTTGGAAAGCATTTACGCCTCAGAAACCTGGGGAAAAGCCGGCCGCGTAGGCTGGACGCCTTTAAAGAATAACAAGATCTATTGGTTTGCCTGCATTAATGCGCCCCAGAACAGTCCTCAGATGAAAGCTATGCGGGTAGAAGACCTGGAACGCCATTTTAGCCACTACCACGCCCCTATTCCAACCCTGTTCCATCACACCAAGCCGGAGCAGCTGCTTTGGCATGACCTGTATGACCTGGCCCCGCTAGACCATTTCGCGTTTCCCAATCTGCTTTTGCTAGGAGATGCCGGCCACGCCACCACGCCCAACATGGGCCAGGGTGCCTGCCAGGCCGTGGAAGACGCCGCCGTCTTCGCCGATGAATTAGGAAAGGACTTTGATTTCAATCTGGCCGCTAAACGCTTTGAAACCCGGCGGCAGCCGCGTACCCAATGGATAACCCGCCAATCCAGGTTTCTGGGAGAAGTGGCGCAGGCCGAGAACCCGCTTTTCATAAAGGCCCGTAATTTCGCGCTTCGGCATTTGCCCGCCTGGGTCAATGAAAAGCAGCTGGAGAAAGTCTATCGAGTAGATTTTTAA
- a CDS encoding MmcQ/YjbR family DNA-binding protein, translated as MNLETLRAFCLSLPAVTEDVKWEHDLCFSIGGKMFSVASLEPPFTFSMKVTPEEFEELVALPGIVPAPYVARYHWVLLQEGHPISQPDLEKYLRQSYELVKAKLSKKDLKAAGLL; from the coding sequence ATGAACCTGGAAACCCTACGCGCCTTTTGCCTGTCTTTGCCTGCCGTCACAGAAGACGTGAAATGGGAGCATGATCTTTGTTTTTCAATTGGGGGCAAGATGTTCAGCGTGGCCAGCCTGGAACCGCCGTTCACCTTTTCTATGAAAGTGACGCCCGAGGAGTTTGAGGAGCTTGTCGCGTTGCCCGGCATTGTGCCCGCCCCTTACGTGGCCCGATACCATTGGGTATTGCTGCAGGAAGGCCACCCAATTTCCCAGCCTGATTTGGAGAAATACCTCAGGCAGTCTTATGAATTGGTCAAGGCCAAATTATCCAAAAAAGACCTGAAGGCCGCCGGACTTTTGTAG
- a CDS encoding 3-oxoacyl-ACP synthase III family protein: MAPLTHSTVITGSGRCVPSQVVPNEAFLDHVFFDAAGKQMDSPNETIIRKFQQITGIQERRYAQEEMVASDLGFVAAQEAILNADIDPETLDYIIVAHNFGDVKANSRRVDMMPPLASRIKHKLRIANPYTVAYDLPFGCPGWLQGVIQAHYYLQSGDAKRILVIGSETLSRVTDAHDRDSMIYSDGAGAVVLEARTGEAKNGILQHLTVSDTLTQTFWLNSSPSYNPDVPQDDLYIKMDGRKIYEYALKTVPQLIKDCLDKAHIPLSSVKKVLLHQANEKMDEAMLERLFKLYGETNIPQDIMPMTINTLGNNSVATLPILYDLIARGEMEGQKFKHKDTIIFASVGAGMNANAVVYRIP; encoded by the coding sequence ATGGCACCCCTTACCCATTCCACTGTAATTACCGGCTCCGGGAGATGCGTTCCCAGCCAGGTAGTTCCAAATGAGGCCTTTCTGGACCACGTCTTTTTTGATGCCGCCGGCAAACAGATGGACAGCCCCAATGAAACCATCATCCGTAAGTTCCAGCAGATTACCGGTATCCAGGAAAGAAGGTACGCCCAGGAAGAAATGGTAGCCTCAGATCTGGGATTTGTAGCGGCCCAGGAGGCCATCCTAAACGCCGATATTGACCCGGAAACCCTGGATTATATTATTGTGGCCCACAACTTTGGGGATGTGAAAGCCAACTCGCGCCGCGTAGACATGATGCCGCCCCTGGCCTCTAGAATCAAACATAAACTAAGGATCGCTAACCCGTATACCGTGGCCTATGATCTGCCTTTCGGGTGTCCGGGCTGGCTCCAGGGCGTAATTCAGGCGCATTATTACCTGCAGTCTGGTGATGCTAAAAGAATTCTGGTCATTGGGTCAGAGACGCTCTCCCGGGTGACAGATGCCCATGACCGCGACAGCATGATCTACTCAGACGGCGCGGGCGCGGTGGTGCTGGAGGCCCGCACGGGAGAGGCAAAAAACGGGATTCTGCAGCACCTGACCGTGTCAGATACCCTTACCCAGACCTTCTGGCTTAACTCTTCTCCTTCCTACAATCCAGACGTGCCGCAAGACGACCTCTACATCAAAATGGACGGCCGCAAGATCTATGAGTACGCCCTGAAAACCGTTCCGCAGTTAATCAAAGACTGCCTGGACAAAGCCCATATTCCGCTCTCCTCGGTTAAAAAGGTACTTCTTCACCAGGCCAACGAGAAGATGGATGAGGCCATGCTGGAGCGTCTCTTTAAACTCTACGGAGAAACAAACATCCCCCAGGATATTATGCCCATGACCATAAATACCTTGGGGAATAATTCCGTGGCTACCTTGCCTATCCTCTATGACTTAATTGCCAGGGGCGAAATGGAAGGACAAAAATTCAAGCATAAAGACACCATCATCTTTGCCTCTGTTGGCGCTGGCATGAACGCCAATGCGGTGGTGTATAGAATTCCCTAA
- a CDS encoding cytochrome c oxidase subunit 3 — protein MKSENQNKIGTGKSSGFERMEKLPPLKMLLYVSMAGMGILFFILTLMFLAKAGADETGTTFTLPRLFSVSTVLLLLSGFFMQHSPSHYAQDNLPALRRDLLWSLVLGFAFTLAQVAGWYEMAESGIFFSDKAVGSFLYLLPALHLLHIAGGLAFSSYLFIKVNKAAADPIRTLIFNRDPYRLMQLQMLRSYWHFLDGIWVILYFIFLFAL, from the coding sequence ATGAAGTCAGAGAATCAAAATAAAATAGGGACGGGCAAGTCATCTGGGTTTGAGCGAATGGAGAAATTACCTCCGCTTAAAATGCTCCTGTATGTGAGCATGGCGGGCATGGGTATTCTCTTCTTTATCTTAACCCTCATGTTTTTAGCCAAAGCGGGCGCAGATGAAACAGGAACTACCTTTACCTTACCCAGGCTCTTTTCTGTAAGTACGGTTCTGCTGTTGCTAAGCGGATTTTTCATGCAGCACTCTCCCAGCCATTACGCCCAGGACAATTTACCTGCCCTGCGGCGGGATTTGCTTTGGTCTCTGGTGCTGGGGTTTGCTTTTACCCTGGCCCAGGTAGCGGGTTGGTATGAAATGGCTGAATCGGGGATTTTCTTTTCAGACAAGGCGGTGGGCAGTTTCCTTTACCTATTGCCTGCGCTGCATCTGTTGCACATTGCCGGTGGGCTGGCGTTCTCTTCTTACCTCTTTATTAAAGTAAACAAGGCTGCCGCAGACCCCATTAGAACGCTTATCTTCAACCGTGACCCTTACCGTTTAATGCAACTGCAGATGCTGCGCAGTTACTGGCATTTTTTGGACGGCATATGGGTCATCCTTTACTTTATCTTCCTCTTTGCGCTCTAG
- a CDS encoding DUF3822 family protein: MTTSVPAFRQTQRVLDDAFEPSHSASAHLYISFGAHRIRLGVLDAQRNKFVALEDYESEKPASVEGAIAALQRLSQSHPLLQERKWQQIRVGIKNQQFTLIPEALFVVGAREEYLRLNAVVEPEQEMVFHHEHPRLELVNVFTVPTQLHAWLTSYFPDSPIEFMHQTSGLMEGFLHMSERKASPQLSIYVDNNYVTLVVLQNLRLEFCNSFYFSSSEDFIYYVLFVLQEKKMNPDLDQVVVWGELLLNSELHEVLRKYIRNVQFGKKPTGVGYSYRFDTLFNHRNFDLYSLHFCD; the protein is encoded by the coding sequence TTGACAACGTCCGTGCCGGCTTTCAGACAGACGCAACGCGTTTTAGACGATGCTTTTGAACCCAGCCACAGTGCCAGCGCCCATTTGTATATCAGTTTCGGTGCCCACCGCATCAGGTTAGGGGTATTAGATGCGCAACGCAATAAATTTGTGGCGCTGGAAGACTATGAATCTGAGAAACCCGCCTCGGTGGAGGGAGCCATTGCCGCTTTACAGCGCCTGAGCCAAAGCCACCCACTGTTGCAGGAACGCAAATGGCAGCAGATTCGGGTAGGCATCAAAAACCAGCAGTTCACCCTTATCCCCGAAGCGCTTTTTGTAGTAGGGGCCCGCGAGGAATACCTGCGGTTAAATGCGGTGGTAGAGCCAGAGCAGGAGATGGTTTTCCACCATGAGCACCCGCGCCTGGAACTGGTGAACGTTTTCACAGTACCTACGCAGCTGCACGCCTGGCTCACCTCTTATTTCCCAGACAGCCCCATTGAGTTCATGCACCAGACCTCGGGGTTGATGGAGGGCTTCCTGCACATGTCTGAGCGCAAGGCCAGTCCGCAGCTCTCTATTTATGTAGACAACAACTACGTAACGCTGGTGGTGCTGCAAAACCTGAGGCTGGAGTTCTGCAACTCGTTCTACTTCTCCAGTTCAGAGGATTTCATCTACTATGTGCTGTTTGTGCTTCAGGAGAAAAAAATGAACCCAGACCTGGACCAGGTAGTGGTGTGGGGCGAGCTGCTCCTGAATTCAGAACTCCATGAAGTGCTCCGGAAATACATCAGGAACGTGCAGTTTGGCAAAAAACCCACCGGCGTGGGCTACAGCTACCGCTTTGACACCCTTTTCAATCACCGTAACTTTGACCTCTACAGTCTTCACTTTTGCGATTGA
- a CDS encoding ion transporter yields the protein MRRNTLRRQVHEVIYGTQTKAGRRFDIVLLWVILLSTLVVCLESVPEYRKHYLAYFQGLEWIFTLAFTMEYFLRIYSHPRPLKYIFSFYGIIDFLSFMPFYLAILSPGIRFFMTIRVLRLLRVFRILKLTSFVSNAEVIKAALLASFQKITVFILAVCTLVLLVGTLIYVVEGEEHGFTSIPQSIYWAIVTVTTVGYGDITPQTSLGQMISSVVMLLGYAIIAVPTGIVTVELSKIKHPEVPISPQLVCLHCGQPVEVKANFCSNCGHRLGSQLK from the coding sequence ATGAGAAGGAATACCCTGAGAAGACAAGTTCATGAAGTGATCTACGGCACCCAAACCAAAGCCGGTAGAAGATTTGATATTGTGCTGCTTTGGGTGATTCTGCTCTCTACCCTGGTGGTGTGCCTGGAAAGCGTCCCTGAGTACAGGAAACACTACCTGGCCTATTTTCAGGGCCTGGAATGGATCTTCACCCTGGCCTTTACCATGGAATACTTCCTCCGGATCTACAGCCATCCCCGGCCGCTTAAATACATCTTCAGCTTTTACGGCATCATAGATTTTTTATCTTTCATGCCTTTTTACCTGGCCATTCTCAGCCCGGGCATAAGGTTCTTTATGACTATAAGGGTGCTGCGCCTGCTGCGGGTGTTCCGTATTCTAAAACTCACCAGTTTTGTCAGCAACGCAGAGGTGATCAAGGCCGCCCTGCTTGCCAGTTTCCAAAAAATAACGGTCTTTATCTTGGCGGTCTGCACGCTTGTGTTGCTGGTGGGCACGTTAATCTATGTGGTGGAGGGCGAAGAGCACGGCTTTACCAGTATTCCGCAGAGTATCTACTGGGCCATTGTCACGGTTACCACCGTGGGCTACGGCGATATTACCCCGCAAACTTCTTTGGGCCAGATGATTTCCTCGGTGGTTATGTTATTGGGCTATGCTATTATTGCGGTGCCCACTGGCATTGTCACGGTGGAACTCTCCAAGATAAAACATCCAGAGGTACCCATTTCGCCGCAGTTGGTTTGCCTGCACTGTGGCCAACCTGTAGAGGTGAAAGCCAATTTTTGCAGCAACTGCGGCCACAGGCTGGGCAGCCAACTCAAGTAG